ATTGCCAAAACAAATCGTCTTTTAGTAATCGACGAAGATGTTCCCGGAGGAGCTTCGGCATTTATTTTACAGCAAATTCTGGAAGAGCAAAATGCTTACAACTATTTAGACAGTAAGCCACAAACCCTTGCTGCAAAAGAACACAGACCAGCATACGGAACTGATGGAGACTATTTCTCTAAACCTTCTGCCGAAGATATTTTCGAAAAGGTTTACAGCATGATGAATGAAGTTAATCCGTCTAAATTTCCTAGTTTGTACTAAGAATTTAGTGCGGTTATGATATAAAAAAGAGCTTATAAACAATTGTTTATAAGCTCTTTTTGTATGTTTTACACAAAGTAAGTCCTTGCGAGGAACGAAGCAATCTCACGTGCTAAGTCTATGCGTGATTATAATAGTGAGATTGCTTCGTTCCTCGCAAGGACAAAACCCGCATAAGAAAAAATCTGCCTTAATCCGCGCTTTCGCGATAGCGAATCCGTGTCATCCGTGTGTCATTAACCGCAATCTAAGCACCCAAAATAGCCCTAGCCTTCTCTAAATCCTCAGCAGTATCAATCCCAATACCAACATGGGTGGTTTCAACCATTTTTATGCGTTTCCCGAATTCTAAATAACGTAATTGCTCTAACTTCTCAGAAGCTTCTAAAGACTTCATCGGCAAACTATAAAAATCTAATAAAGCTTGTTTTCTAAAAGCATAAATTCCGATATGTTGAAAATAACGCACACCAACATTTTTGTCTCTAGGATACGGAATCACAGAACGAGAAAAATACAAAGCAAACTGCGATTGATCAACCACAACTTTTACATTATTAGGATTATTGATTTCGTCTTCATCCGTAATTTCACGCATTAATGAAGCCAAATCAATCTTATGATCTTCATCATTTTTAAAAACAGATAAAACCTGCTCTAACGGTCCGGCTTCTGTAAAAGGCTCGTCGCCTTGCACATTTACAACAATATCAACTTCTAAATTCGCAATAGCTTCTGCAATTCGATCACTTCCTGATTCGTGTTCTTTGATGCTCATAATGGCTTTTCCACCGTGATTTACAATTTCATCAAATATCAAATCAGAATCGGTTACGACAAAAACATCATCAAACAATTTTGTAGCAACAGTTGCTTCATAAGTTCTTAAAATCACGGTTTTTCCACCCAAATCCTGCATCAATTTAGCAGGAAAACGTGTTGATGCATATCTCGCCGGAATTACAGCTATTATTTTCATTTTATACTATTTTTTAAACGTCAAACAAATGTAACCATTCGAAATTAAGTTTAAAAAAATAATCACAACAGAACTTTAGAATATGATTGTAATCCTTTTTAAAATTATATTATATTTATAAGAAAAAACATCATGAAAAAACTGTCGGTTCTCATTCTGCTTTTATTGAATTTCTTTTTTGTTAATTCGGCTTTAAGCCAAAAAAATAATCCTAAAATAATTAATGCATTTTCGAATCCTATTTTTGACGGAAAAGGATATCAGCCGCTTGGTGACCTGAAATGGAAATACAAAACTGAAGGCAAAATTTTTGCGTCTCCAATTGTAAAAAACAGCACTGTTTATATTAGCAGCGAAGATGGATTTCTTTATGCAATTAAAGAAAAATCCGGAGAAACAAAATGGAAATTTAAAACCAATGGAGCGATTTACAGTTCACTAAGTATTTTTGAAAACACCATTTATTTTGGCAGTTTTGACGGAAACTATTATGCTGTAAATATTCAAAACGGACAATTACTCTGGAAGTTTAAAACTGGCGGGGAACATTGGCTGGGTGAAGTTGGAATGTGGGGAATGAAACCAGAAACCAAATACATGGAAGATTTATGGGATTTCTATTTATCGTCTCCGGTAGTTTATGAAAACGGAAAATCAGCAGTAGTTTTATTTGGAAGCAGCGATGGAAATGTCTATTCAGTAGATGCTAAAACTGGAGATCTAAAATGGAAATTCAAAAGCAACGGACCAATTCATGGAACTCCTGTAATCGATCATAATAAAATTTATATTGGCGGTTGGGATGCGACTTTATATGCGTTAAACATTGAAACAGGTAAGGAAATATGGAATTTTCCAACAGGAACAAAAACTGGTTTTAAAGGTATTCAATCTTCTGTGGCAGTTTCTGATGGAAAAGTTTATTTTGGAGCCAGAGATCCGTTCTTTTTTGCCTTAGATGCGCAAACCGGTAAATTAATCTGGAAATACAATGCCAAAAGTTCCTGGATATTAAGTTCTGCCGTTGTAAAAGATAATACGGTTTATGTAGGAACATCTGACTCTTATGTTTTACTGGCTTTGGATGCCAAAACCGGCGCCGAAAAATACCACTTTAAAGCCAATGGCTACATTTATACTTCTCCGGCAATTGCAGGAAACACTATTTATTTTGGTGATTTTACAGGTAATTTCTTCTCTTTGGATTTACTTTCTAATGGCAAAAAATCTAATTTTATAAGCACAGATAATCGCAAACAATTTGCATCTTCTACATTAAAAAATGATTCTTTAGATTTTGGATATACTGGTCAAAACGAAGATCTTTCTCTCTATGAAAACAACAAAAAAGTAATGGATCAATTTTATCAATTGGGACCAATTGTTTCATCGCCATTCATCAGTAACAATACTATTTATTTTGGAAGTGCCGATGGATATTTATATGCTTATAATTTAGAAAAACAGAAAAATTTGTAAATCTCTATCGTTAGTTTTTTAGTGCTTTTTTGGCCTGAGCCGAAAAACATATTGCATTTTACCGCAAAGAACACTAAGATTTAATTTTACTTTACACATAGAAAACACAAAGTTCACAAAGCTAGATCAACACAAAGCTTTGCGAACTTTGTGTTTTTTATAAAACCTTGCAGATAAAAAAACTTTGCGTTCTTTGCGGTAAAATCCTCACATAAAGCCACACAAAGTTTTATTACATAATTTTTACTGAAGTCATACTCAAAGAACCGGCCAGTAATTTATCATTGAACAAACTCAGTTCTTCCGATTTTTCTTTTAAACCTAAAGCATAAAGCAAAGGTAAATAGTGATCCGGAGTTGGAACCGCCAATTGAACTGCTTTATTCATTTTTTCGAAATCAATCAAAGGCTGGAAATTTTCGTCTAATAAATAATTATTGATAGTTTCGCGAGCTTCAATCGCCCAATCGTAACCGTAATTATCTTTATCGAAATTTCTAAAATCGACCAAACGCAAATTATGAACTATATTTCCGCTTCCGATAATCAAAACTCCTTTACGACGCAATGATTGCAACTTCTGAGCCAACTCAAAATGATATTGTCCTGATTTTGTATAGTCAATACTCAACTGAATTACCGGAACATTGGCTTCCGGATATAAATGTTTGATTACACTCCAGGCGCCGTGATCTAAACCCCAATGTTCGTCTAAATCTACATGAATTGGTTCTAGTATTTTTTTAGTTTCTAATGCCAATTCAGGACTTCCTTTTGCGGGATATTGCACATCAAAAAGAGCTTGCGGAAAACCTCCAAAATCATGAATTGTTCTCGGCATTTGCATCGAAGTAACTTTGGTTCCGTTGGTAAACCAATGTGCCGAAATACATAAAATTGCATTTGGCTGCGGCAATGTTTTAGCCAGATTGCGAAAACCAGCCACAAACTGATTTTCTTCAATAGCGTTCATCGGACTTCCGTGTCCTAAAAACAGAACCGGCATTTTATCTGTATTCGAAAACGTAGATGAAATCGAATGTAAATCGTCTAGTGTTGTCATTGTAAAATTTGTTTTTAAACACGAATTTCACAGATTTTCACTAATCAAAATCTATAAAAATTAATTCGTGTTAATTCGTGGAATTAGTGTTTTATTCCTCAAAACTCTCGTCTTTAAATCCTATCAAATATAGTTTATTTTTGGCACGTGTCATAGCTGTATAAAGCCATCTAATGTAATCACGATCGATACCGTTTGGTAAATAAGGCTGTTCTATAAAAACGGTGTTCCACTGCCCTCCTTGCGATTTATGACACGTAATTGCGTACGAGAATTTCACCTGCAATCCGTTAAAATATTCGTTTTCTTTTACTTTCTGAAACTTCTTATACTTTGTAGTTTCATTTTCATAATCTTTCATCACTTCTTCATACAAACGATTCGATTCTTCGTAAGTTAACGATGGAGATTCACTTTTTATAGTATCTAAAATCAATACAGTTTCAAAAGGTTTTTGATCCGGATAATCGACCATTCTGATTTTTACTTTCGCAAAATTAAATCCGTATAATTCTTTGATTCCAAACAATTCCAGAACCTCAATAATATCTCCATTGGCAATAAATCCTGCTTCGTCAGTTTCCTTTAGCCAGAAATAATTATTCTTCACCACCATCAGGAAATCCCCAACGGAAAGTTCACTTTCCTTAAACAAAATCCTAGTTCTAATTTGCTCATTATATTGATTTGCTCTTTTATTAGAACGAACTATAAACGCAGTATCTTCAATACTATAATTGCTGTAAGCCGAATTAATCGCATCCTGAATATCATAACCATCGGTTAAACGAACGATGTCTTTAAACTTTTTGACATTGAATTTAAATTCGGTAATAAAACTTTCTTTTAGTAATTCACGCAATTCCGTAGCATTAAACAAAATCCCTGAACTTTCTTCCTGACGCATTACTTCGTCAAGCTCAATGTGTTCGATTTCTTTATTATAATGAACTCCTAAAGTATGCGTATCAAGTGCAGGACTAATATCTAAATTTACAGGCGGCAACTGCGCAGTATCTCCCAAGAGAATCATTTTACAGTTGGTTCCGGAATATACATACGAAATCAAATCGTCTAAAAGTGATCCGTTATCATACAATTTAGAATCTGAATTACTATCAGAAATCATCGACGCCTCATCGACGATAAAAATGGTATTTTTATGTTTGTTCAATTGCTTCGTAAAAGCTACACCTCCACCAGCCGATTTTTTAGGAAAATATATTTTTTTATGAATCGTAAAAGCTGCTGTATTCGAATAATTGGCAATTACTTTTGCCGCACGACCTGTTGGCGCCAGCAAAACAAACTTTTTATTGATGTCTCCCAGATTATTTACAATAGTCGAAATCACAGTCGTTTTTCCTGTTCCGGCATATCCTTTTAGTACAAAAATAGTATCGTTGTGCGTGTCCGTTAAGAAAATAGCGATTTTCTGAAAAAAAATGTCCTGTTTGTATGTTGGTGGAAATGGAAATCTTTTTTGTAAAACGCCGTAAAACAGTGATGAATTCATAAGGTAAATTTGAAATACAAAGTACGACCTTTTAAACATCAATTTCAATATCAAAAATCAATTACAATCATAAAAATTTAAACCATATAAGTCATATAAGTTAATTTAAGTTTAGCTTTTGCTTCATCACAAACCAAATAATTATGTGGCAAAAAAACTTAGCATAAACAATAATATGAACTTATATTACTTATATAGTTAAGAAGAAAAATAATACAAATATAACATGTTGCTAACTTTAGTTTGAAATTGTTTTTTGAAATTGCAATTGTAATTGTTCCTTTTTAATTTGTAAGTTTGTAATCGCCTTAAATTCTTTCTTGTAAAACAGGTAACGAATTGTAAATCAATATGTCATTGCAAAATACTAATATCACTTCAAAAAATTACAAAAAGCTTTCTATCCAGGTTTCCCTGACCGGATTGTCATTTTGTTGTTTTGATACTTTAAATAATACCATAACTACTTTAAAAGAAATTCAGTTTGATCCTTTTCATAAAACGACCAAAATTGAAGAACTTTTTGGAGATGCTTTCAAAAATAATCCCGAATTAAAAGATACGTACGACGAAATTTTAGTAATTCACAATAATAATCTTTCGACATTTGTGCCAACGCCTTTGTTTGATGAGAACTATCTTGGGAGTTATTTGCAGTACAATACAAAGGTTTTTGAAACTGATTTTTTTGCTTACGATCAGATTTCAAATTATCATATGAATTCGGTTTATATACCGTATGTAAATATCAATAACTTTTTTATTGACCAGTTTGGTACTTTCGATTACAAACATGCAAACAGTATTTTGGTCGAAAAAATATTAGACAACTCGAGAAATAACGATGACAAAAAAATGGTTATCAATTTCAATCCGGGCCATTTTGAAATTATCGTTGTTCAAAATCAAAAACTACTGTTATTTAATTCTTTTGAATATCAAACTCCGGAAGATTTTATCTATTATATTCTATTTACAGCCGAGCAATTGAACTTAAATCCAGAAATTTTCCCTCTTGAATTATTGGGAACAATAGACGAAAACGATCCATTTTATGCCATTGCATACAAGTACATTCGCCATATATCATTTATGAACGTTGAGACTTTACAGCAAAGAAACAGCTTTTCAACTGCACAAAATCAAAAACATTATATCTTATTTCAATCATGAGAATCATTTCAGGAAAATACAAAGGACGCCGAATTTTTCCGCCAAAAAACCTTCCTGTAAGACCTACGACTGACATGAGTAAAGAAGCATTATTTAATGTTTTGAATAATCATTTTAGTTTTGACGGCTTAAAGGTTTTAGACTTATTTGCGGGAACTGGCAATATCAGTTATGAATTCGCTTCACGCGGAAGTGCTCCAATTACCTCTGTCGACGGTGATTTTGGATGTGTAAAATTTGTCAAACAAGTGGCTTCAGAATATGATTTTAATATCGCTGCGACTAAAAGCGATGTTTATAAATTTCTGGAAAACTGTAAAACATCATACGACATTATTTTTGCCGATCCACCTTACGGATTGGATCAGGCTGCTTTTGAGAAAATTGTTTTAACGGTTTTTGAAAGAGATTTGCTTCACGAAGACGGAATGATGATTATCGAGCATTCAAAATATACTAAAATGGAGCATTTAAGTAATTTTTCTTTTCAGAAAAGTTATGGCGGGTCATTCTTTAGTTTCTTCGAATTAAACTCAACAGATGATGATGAAGAGCTTCCAGACGATTCATCGGACAAAGTAACAGAAGAAGACGAAGGATAATTTCCTTTCTAAAAC
The sequence above is drawn from the uncultured Flavobacterium sp. genome and encodes:
- a CDS encoding DUF3822 family protein, which produces MSLQNTNITSKNYKKLSIQVSLTGLSFCCFDTLNNTITTLKEIQFDPFHKTTKIEELFGDAFKNNPELKDTYDEILVIHNNNLSTFVPTPLFDENYLGSYLQYNTKVFETDFFAYDQISNYHMNSVYIPYVNINNFFIDQFGTFDYKHANSILVEKILDNSRNNDDKKMVINFNPGHFEIIVVQNQKLLLFNSFEYQTPEDFIYYILFTAEQLNLNPEIFPLELLGTIDENDPFYAIAYKYIRHISFMNVETLQQRNSFSTAQNQKHYILFQS
- the ygiD gene encoding 4,5-DOPA dioxygenase extradiol, producing MTTLDDLHSISSTFSNTDKMPVLFLGHGSPMNAIEENQFVAGFRNLAKTLPQPNAILCISAHWFTNGTKVTSMQMPRTIHDFGGFPQALFDVQYPAKGSPELALETKKILEPIHVDLDEHWGLDHGAWSVIKHLYPEANVPVIQLSIDYTKSGQYHFELAQKLQSLRRKGVLIIGSGNIVHNLRLVDFRNFDKDNYGYDWAIEARETINNYLLDENFQPLIDFEKMNKAVQLAVPTPDHYLPLLYALGLKEKSEELSLFNDKLLAGSLSMTSVKIM
- a CDS encoding RsmD family RNA methyltransferase, with the translated sequence MRIISGKYKGRRIFPPKNLPVRPTTDMSKEALFNVLNNHFSFDGLKVLDLFAGTGNISYEFASRGSAPITSVDGDFGCVKFVKQVASEYDFNIAATKSDVYKFLENCKTSYDIIFADPPYGLDQAAFEKIVLTVFERDLLHEDGMMIIEHSKYTKMEHLSNFSFQKSYGGSFFSFFELNSTDDDEELPDDSSDKVTEEDEG
- a CDS encoding PQQ-binding-like beta-propeller repeat protein, whose amino-acid sequence is MKKLSVLILLLLNFFFVNSALSQKNNPKIINAFSNPIFDGKGYQPLGDLKWKYKTEGKIFASPIVKNSTVYISSEDGFLYAIKEKSGETKWKFKTNGAIYSSLSIFENTIYFGSFDGNYYAVNIQNGQLLWKFKTGGEHWLGEVGMWGMKPETKYMEDLWDFYLSSPVVYENGKSAVVLFGSSDGNVYSVDAKTGDLKWKFKSNGPIHGTPVIDHNKIYIGGWDATLYALNIETGKEIWNFPTGTKTGFKGIQSSVAVSDGKVYFGARDPFFFALDAQTGKLIWKYNAKSSWILSSAVVKDNTVYVGTSDSYVLLALDAKTGAEKYHFKANGYIYTSPAIAGNTIYFGDFTGNFFSLDLLSNGKKSNFISTDNRKQFASSTLKNDSLDFGYTGQNEDLSLYENNKKVMDQFYQLGPIVSSPFISNNTIYFGSADGYLYAYNLEKQKNL
- the kdsB gene encoding 3-deoxy-manno-octulosonate cytidylyltransferase codes for the protein MKIIAVIPARYASTRFPAKLMQDLGGKTVILRTYEATVATKLFDDVFVVTDSDLIFDEIVNHGGKAIMSIKEHESGSDRIAEAIANLEVDIVVNVQGDEPFTEAGPLEQVLSVFKNDEDHKIDLASLMREITDEDEINNPNNVKVVVDQSQFALYFSRSVIPYPRDKNVGVRYFQHIGIYAFRKQALLDFYSLPMKSLEASEKLEQLRYLEFGKRIKMVETTHVGIGIDTAEDLEKARAILGA
- a CDS encoding AAA family ATPase; its protein translation is MNSSLFYGVLQKRFPFPPTYKQDIFFQKIAIFLTDTHNDTIFVLKGYAGTGKTTVISTIVNNLGDINKKFVLLAPTGRAAKVIANYSNTAAFTIHKKIYFPKKSAGGGVAFTKQLNKHKNTIFIVDEASMISDSNSDSKLYDNGSLLDDLISYVYSGTNCKMILLGDTAQLPPVNLDISPALDTHTLGVHYNKEIEHIELDEVMRQEESSGILFNATELRELLKESFITEFKFNVKKFKDIVRLTDGYDIQDAINSAYSNYSIEDTAFIVRSNKRANQYNEQIRTRILFKESELSVGDFLMVVKNNYFWLKETDEAGFIANGDIIEVLELFGIKELYGFNFAKVKIRMVDYPDQKPFETVLILDTIKSESPSLTYEESNRLYEEVMKDYENETTKYKKFQKVKENEYFNGLQVKFSYAITCHKSQGGQWNTVFIEQPYLPNGIDRDYIRWLYTAMTRAKNKLYLIGFKDESFEE